The genomic window gttataaaatttatttggaaaggaaagaggccccgaatagccaaagacatattgaaaaagaaaaacgaaattggaggaatcacactacctgacttcaaaacatactacaaagctacagtagtgaaaacagcatggtattggcacaaggagagacacacagaccaatggaaccaaactgagagttctgatatagatcctcatatatatagtcatataatattcgataaagccaccaaaacctctcaactgagagagaatggcctattaaacaaatggtgcctggagaactggctatccacatgtaaaagaatgaacgaggattaccatctcacactttatagaaaaatcaactcaagatggattaaagacctaaatataagagctaagaccataaagactttggaaagcagtgtagggaagcgtatacaagaccttataataggaaatggcttcatgaacttcacaccaaaagcacgagcagcaaaagaacaaatagataaatgggacttcctcaaaattaaagccttctgcacctcaaaggagtttgtcaagaaaatgaaaaaagagcctacacaataggagaaaatatttggtaaccatatgtctgataggagacttataacctgcatatataaagaactcctatatctcaaaaataaaaagacagcccattaaaaaaaaaatgggaaaaagatttaaacagacacttctccaaagaagaaatacaaatggctaaaaagcacatgaaaaaatactacaaatctctagctatcagggaaatgcaaatcaaaacttcaatgagataccatcttaaacccataagattggcagctttgaaaaaaacagaagactataaatgctggagaggatgtggaggaatgggtacactcatccactgctggtgggaatgcagaaggatccaaccattctggaggacagtttggcgatttctcaaaaaactagctatatatttgccatatgacacagcaattccactactgggtatatacccagtagaaaagaaaacaagaacacaaactgatatatgcacaccatttttcatagcagcattgttcactattgccaaaagttggaatcaacccaaatgcccatcaacagatgaatgtataaataaaatgtataaataaaatacaatggaatactattcagctttaagagtGAATACACTAGAAACACATGTGAtgacatggatgactcttgagaaccttatgttgagtgaagcaatgcaggcattgaaggacaaatactacatgacctcaatgatatgaaatacgtaaaccaagctgcctcagagagctagagactggaagataggcttaaaggaaaatggggggtagaggaatgatgtaagctgacacctacatgggtgaaatctatgataagctggaggtaattatttgtacaagtaagggataaaatgggggcatagggttaactttgggtgggactttgtgggcttgaggggggctagggatgggaagatgggtaatattgcccaagaaattggggggagggtggggcaacatatgaacataggagttGAGAGTGTAGTGCTAAGAaacctttttcaaaaatataataaggaaggttacctatttaagatgcttaaaggggataatctgatgcaggacagtctcctagggagtatgtgaatacTCATTTTGCAGTAGTGGGTTATATcgttggatagagacccatacaatgacagtgaaggtatactcacatcatgaggaggactgatgttctcaaatagaggaaattgtacctctcaagagaaatggtgtctcccagtgcattagggcagttgagcatgtcaagccctcaacactgttgcaagtatcccTGAACATgtcccttcaagcaatgaagattgactgtcactgagGGCCCTAAaggcagggggaaagaggtattgaatagatggaaccaatgtaactgtgtgggcaatagaagtgttccacaagattacacaaggatggatataagacatgttaaattacaccaaaaatgtataggggctgatagactaaaatgtaaatcataatgtaaaacacaagataactaaaaatttagaaaattatataatctaaaatataaaccacaatgaaacgccaaatgttaccttatttgaaagctattgtctcaatatctgtacatcagtttcagtaaatataatatgaatatgtaaaaagattattgctgtggaagggaaagggttttatgttgcATATGTGTAAGTACTgtacattttatatatgaattactgtgatctaaaactttcctGAAgaaaagcttaataattaggaaaaataaaagaaaaagataggatgtagacactgaggaaaactTGGaaatagttgccttgccaatttgcatacagggcaacacttattgcagtgatggaaagcaaaatatcaaaaacaaagcttttccatttttaaattttttgataccccaatttatttttaccttaatttttctaaattaatatgtattctatatctaacctttaaactcatcactgtattccattttactgttaatggaacctggcaacatTTTGGGCTTcccttttgaagaagtttggatcacagagaggttcaacaatggcagaggaggaatacgATATGGGATGCTATTGACAcatggggacacatggttggcagggaaccatacagggtatatatccagggtacataaaaatatttggatattttcatagtggttacaattaaaaacatcaactgagggagtgctgtgttcctggccaggggagctctatcacagtctctaaaggaacagcaacaatcccccaagtgcaatggcaaagatcaaaaaagaaggaagatccaacaatgagcccttgatactaatgattatgcttgtgagcctgtgcacctgaaatgagaacaagacctagagctgcagggtgcctaagagttacctcctgagagtctccatgttgctcaaatgtggccagtctcgaagccaaagtcagtatgtaaatgtgttgcctccccccagtgtgggacatgactcccagggatgagcttcacAGGTTCCGAGGTATTAATACCAAGCTCCAGCtgacgatgtaactagaaaatgaccttgaataaaagggtcaactcggaccagcagaatgtctcagtctacatgtaattccaggagttaaaaatgctttttgacctgaataaaagggggaaatggaaaggacaaatgagtttatatggctatgaatctccaaaaagagctgggaggttatctgaggggttgcccttatgcacacctaagcagagtcccagagacagataaagtagatacaaccccaggtattggttctcctgagggctacagagacccacaggttctatggtcatggcagatggagttcagtgccgtgtcagttggccctactttggagtttgtgtttcttttgcgatggagctggactcagatgtgatctttgtccacaagtctctccttttacttttactggaactgtagttgttgctgggatttaatgtatacccaggggacctgaatctctggactgatcatgtgatagccaggtcctaagCCTCAAtgggcttgcaactcctacactctgatttattggacttaccccactcatctaatatggaggtgaagaaagtcaaccaccacaccagggagccaagactgcctgcaattGAAattggagaattgcatccagcatccatctggaatctaagccccctcttgatatagacgtggagaggacacaaccattctaaggtccacagcatggaggaatagagtatggattagagtggacttattgatattctattcatgaattagtaattgtgattagtaatcgaagaaaatgtggcattggtgtggagaaagtggccgtggtggctgctgggggtagggagtgggaggaagagatgagatgtgggggcgttttcgggacttggagttgtcctgggtggtgctgcagggagagttatGGGACACtgtatttcctcccatggcccactgggtgaaatgtgggagagtgtgggctatgatgtggatcattgaccacgacgtgcagcggtgctcagaaatgtattcaccaaatgcaatgggtgtctcatgatgatgcaggagatagttgttatggggggaggaggggggtgaggggggtggggtgtatatagtgacctcatttttttttaatgtactattaaaaaaataaagacaaaaaaaaaaaccctgatagCTAATACCCACTAGAGTTTAAAAAACTTCTTTAAATGAAATATGCTTGAGTCACTTTTAGACATCAcagagatatattttaaaaaatcagattaaaTGTTGGTTACTGATTGCAAGTAATAGCTTAAGTATGGGACAGTATAATAAACTTTGCATTGTATgacatatattatttaaataaaacaatatttatagTATTGATTAAATAGAATACCTAAAGACAAAAgagacaaaatgaaaaacttagCTTCATTTCCTCCAGATATCTAAAGAAGGAAGTGAGATCAGGAAGGGAATGTCTAAaaggagataaaaatgaaaattatcttCTTTGGGACAAAAAcctatgaaaaataaatcttataaaggAATAAAGATGAATATCAAAGATTGGcagaagaaaaagatagaagCTAGGTACTGGAAGGTAATAACAGATACATTGATTTTATTTGagacttcttttatttcttaatataatGCAACAATATGTCCATTTCTTTGGCAAAGAGATAATTCTATGTAACATATGCATGAAAGCTATTTTCACTTGTTGTTTCTTCAGGGTGTAGGTTAGAGGATTCAAAAGTGGGGCAGCTGAGGTTTTGAGCACTGAAATTCctttggaaaaagaaattttttgttGAACTGTGGGTTTAACATAAATGAAAATGCAGCTGCCATAAGAGAGCGAGATGACAATCATGTGGGAAGAACAAGTGGAAAACGCCTTTTTCCTCTGTTGAGCTGAAGGGAATTTTAAAATCGTTAGTGCAATGTAGGTGTATGATGTTATTACCATTACCAGTGTGACCACGAGTGTCACCAAAGCTGAGATGAAACCCATTGTCTCGATGAGCCTTTTGTCTGAGCAGGAGATCTGCAGGAGGGGAGTAATGTCACAATAGAAATCATCAGCCTTGTTTGAGTCACAGAAGTCAAGCTTTAGACTGAAGATGAGTGGTGAAAAGATGATAAGGAATCCAGCGAGCCAACAACTGAGCTGTGTGCAGACTTTGCTGCTCATGATGGTTGTGTAGTGCAGGGGCTTACAGATGGCAACATAGCAGTCATAGGACATGGCTGCTGGCAGGTAAAACTCAGGGGCTCCAAGGATGAAGGCAAAAAACAACTGAATGACACAACAGTTGTAGGAAATGGTTCTGTCTCCTGTCAACATAATAATCAGCAATTTAGGGATATTTGTACTAGTATAAGAGATTTCTAAGAGGGAAAAATCccgaaggaaaaaatacatagtgGTCTTGAGGTGAGCATCCTGCAGGGTGAGTGTGATGATGATTAGATTGCCAGTGATGCTGAGCAAGTAGATGAGAAGCAGGAGGACAAAAAACAACCTTCAATTGTGGGTTATCAGTCAAACCTGCTAGGATAGACACCATCGCTCTGATTTGGTTTCCCATTACTGTCCTATGACTTCTATGAATTCCGAAtagtaatagtaaaaataaaatacttgatgACCCCTATTTAAGTAGCATGGTTTAAGCTACAATTTGCCAAGAATTGTTTAGATACAGCAATAGAGTACTCTTTTAAGTTTATGGATTTAAGCTggtaagaaaaaaatagtttgcATTTCCAGAGTAACTagaaagagaattaaaatttaatttacatttacacCAAAAAATAAACCATATAAGAGTAgtcattgttgtttgtttttatatgaaTTAGAGGACCCTATAAAACATAGACAAAATTTGTTCACTCTTGATAAAATGCAAGAGTTGGGATGTCAGACCATGTCTGATCATTAAAGAAGTTTGCACACTGGGACCAAaattatattcatcattgcaaatACATTTAGCCATATTTTGCACTTAACACATGCAAGCATGCACATAAACACACAGGCACATATAGacatacaaatatacacattagcCCTGGTCAATAATCAAGGGTGGTACACCTTTACCATTGTATTCAACCAATCAAACATAAAtacctgattttttttctcatttactttAATGGCTAATGAGATCTGAATCCACATAAGTGAATATGAGACATAAGGAATAATTTTATTTGTCCATATCTGTTGTCACTGTCCTCTCTTTCTACACCTCATGCCCCACTGTAAAATCATCAGGAACAGTGTGATAATGTTGATGTACTTAACAAAGAAACTGCAAATTTTCCCTGCAAACTATGGCTCTGAAAATGACAGCATTAGGTAAAGTAAAAAGGAAGGTAAAAGGATGCAGAAGCAGATATAAATACATGAGCATGAGTTTAAGGAATTGTATGAGATGAGTTTAGGGAATtgtaaagggaagagaaagataaAGATATGTTCTTGGTAGCTTAGAGGAAAGAGGACTATTGAATAGAGAGAATGATtttgaggaaaaaattaaaactagaTTAAAATTATGTAAATTAGTATGTAAAAATAATTACTATGAGGAAGAGTTTAGCATGGAATTTCTCTCCATCTGCTTCTATTCCTTAAATTGCCTTTGTGCCCTCCATTTAAAATACAGACCAAAAACATGAAGCATTTGGAGATCAACCTGGcctaaagcacaagaaaagaaaatacttggTTAATTTCAAATTCATAATAAATCACTAAACTAAATTTTAGAAGCCATATATTTCTCTGCCATAACAAGAATATTCGAATGTCCAGCTACAGGAAATTAAAGAGATATTAATAATAGATTTCTATTCTCAACATCCAGAATATAGTAAATGAGAATCAGCAAGAGAGGAACAACATTGTTCAGGTTTGCACTGGAAGATTATGGCTTAAGATTTAAAAGTCTGTTTCTTCAGTAGAAGTCTTCTTAATATTACAAAATTTTGTACAAACTATTTTAGGCCAAATTATagagcatttaaaaaatgattaatgaTAAATCTCGAGAAAATTTCTTTCCTCAATATATtcatcataaaatatataaaatgattaaattttGATGGGCACTATATAAAACAATGTTTTTGTCTTGAGAAAATTAAGAGACTTATTTGCAACCTCTAAAACATACattattattcaaaattttaaatatcaaaaaaaatGGTTAATGTTATAATGGTCAAAATAGAACAAAAGTAGTTTAAAATATACCTAACAGaagttatcattttttaaatgtggaaacacatatttttttcaaaatttttagccTCAAAGCAGCTTGCCTAATGCATTTAGAATCTCAAACATCTTTCTTTAagaacacatatacacatatttcAGCAGGCAAAATGATCCGTAGTTCAATGCTTAATACTTTTGTCATCACGCTGAAGAGAGCGCACTGTCAATCCATTCCTCTCTGCATGGACCACCCTCTCCCAACAATTTATGGGTGCTTTAAAGGTTATCTTGGTGAAGTTTTGATTAGAATTTTTTCCGGTTTTTTAGTTACTATATTGCATTTCCCCATACTACAATGTACATATTTATGTATTGATACTTTGATGAGTATCACATATAGTGTCGTATAAAAATTAAACTACTCTTAATCCCAGGACTATTTGTGCTTTCTGTAACTAGCAGAACAGTTATGAGGAATTATCTTGGGATCTGTGATTCAAGAACACCATTTCCCCTTGGATCACCAATGTTTGCCACACAAATGTTCTCCGTAGgcattaaatgatttaaaaataatatgtatgtaAAATTACTCCATTGAATTTTATCTCCAGAGAATTTAGTATAGATTGCCTTAATATATGTTTGGCCTCCCACGTATGCATGCTATTAAATCTTAAATACATAGCAaggatttggaaaaagaaaaagaaagtttatttcaGGGGGGAATAAAAAGTGAGAATATATGATGCAGAATTTATCCTGTCATAGACAAAACTGCACATTAAATTATGTGCCATTATTAACATCCAGTCCAATTGCACATTTCACATCCTATGTGGCATTCAATTCCTTTCTGCAAACTGAATTTGTGATGTTGTCTAGTGgaccaaaaaaacattatttcataGTTAAGGATTCTCCATTTCAtccatatttataaaattttaatgtttatcTATGTACAAGACTAACCAGAATGATGATCCAATGCCTTAGCCTTCTGTGCAACTTGCTGTGGCTATGGGACTTGTTCTGGCCAATGGAtgtaaatggaaataatttttttaacttccaGGCATTAGTCTTTGATTAAAGGAGTTTTCCCCCTCGTCCTCTTTATCCTCTCTTAATGTTATAATGCAAATATGAAGGTTATTATCCTGAGCcatgaaaatgaacagacacactAGGGATGACTATTCAACAAGATAAAACACATTGAGTTTTCTCTCATGATAGCATGCCATAAAAGCAAACAAGATGCAATGAATTTATGCAACAGTCTCAACATAGttaaatgagttaaaaaaaaaaacgcaacTTCCCTCTCTTTAAACCactgcatatttttctttctcatactCTGCCAAATTTATCCTATCATCAAAAACTGAAAGGGTCTGAAATTTCACCCTATTTGCAGTATGGCTAGTTAGCCTCACTTTATTACTCACTTCTCAGCAGGCAGCATGAGATTTTTATTCTCATTACTTCTTCTTTTACCACAAATCATATGGGGCACC from Dasypus novemcinctus isolate mDasNov1 chromosome 12, mDasNov1.1.hap2, whole genome shotgun sequence includes these protein-coding regions:
- the LOC101416978 gene encoding olfactory receptor 6C74-like codes for the protein MYFFLRDFSLLEISYTSTNIPKLLIIMLTGDRTISYNCCVIQLFFAFILGAPEFYLPAAMSYDCYVAICKPLHYTTIMSSKVCTQLSCWLAGFLIIFSPLIFSLKLDFCDSNKADDFYCDITPLLQISCSDKRLIETMGFISALVTLVVTLVMVITSYTYIALTILKFPSAQQRKKAFSTCSSHMIVISLSYGSCIFIYVKPTVQQKISFSKGISVLKTSAAPLLNPLTYTLKKQQVKIAFMHMLHRIISLPKKWTYCCIILRNKRSLK